A region of Streptomyces sp. NBC_01267 DNA encodes the following proteins:
- a CDS encoding AfsR/SARP family transcriptional regulator has translation MPITRELSTNANQQLRFALLGPPQAWSGEACLELGPVREQALLAALLLRPGRTVSRQQLLDGVWGTQPPGTGARVIPVYVHRLRRRLDAPGKGLEDSVITTVRGGYRFVPRSACVDVARWEEITAEGRSARNSGDLDAAVGAWSKALGLFRGEPLAGVPGPFAESERLRLAEHRLVLVQDKVDCQLRLGRHHEAVGELFSLTATHPYNEALAALLMRALCAGNRQADALDVYATVRRRLVGEQGVEPGAELRRVHEAVLRGDDAFFLGTTARQGRTMAQPAKQPTEPRHLGPARHRRRVRHELPVEIGNFTGRDRELELLVAPAEARVVTVRAVDGMAGVGKTALVVRAARKLSDQYPDGCLFVELHGHREDRETVGQQRVLRRLLRAVDAGEGEDFEDRDELAASWRAATAPLRLLLVLDDASCAEQVRPLLPAGSGSMVLMTSRQRLTGVDADRRISLSPLDIDEATGLLTRIVGGQGSAREHVAIRELATLCDRLPLALRIVGARIQDRPLWAVEALAARLTDDERRLDELTVEDRSVEVAFQISYSQLPVAEQRAFRALGLLPTVQLDRLALAAMLGWTPSDAEQTLQSLADANLVQQVTAHRYRLHDLMAVYARRVAAAFPDEVAAARSGVFRLYVAAARCSSDWGTSSSLTGPQDTGPFADWEEAVTWLDATGGELVDVIGQAAAVGHLDEACWIAEGLVDYLTRQGRFHECRTALEIVLPMAGQATDRQMDSALRTGLGIMYGLQGRYQQARFWFAEAQDISRRAGDPHEQARAAAGLGTFANLEGRIAESMTHFAEVIRLAGKLERDDWLTGSIMSRAGDMHHQLGEYDKAYDRYTEAIDLADRTGSPRLLGKTLLRLGSLQLGLGRPTEAVRTLGRAEDLARRLGDVPLYSAVLGRLSTAEANLGNPEAAAELRRRSRAVLDEQTGTESEIAIRHRLIWHGAAVEDLAGARDFFERATALPDTGANHARISRALDDLGRRRRPSADGT, from the coding sequence GTGCCGATCACGCGCGAGTTGTCCACGAATGCAAACCAGCAACTGCGGTTCGCTCTGCTCGGTCCGCCCCAGGCCTGGAGCGGCGAAGCGTGTCTGGAGCTCGGACCGGTTCGTGAACAGGCTCTACTGGCCGCTTTGCTGCTTCGACCAGGCAGGACGGTCAGTCGGCAGCAGTTGCTCGACGGGGTTTGGGGTACGCAACCCCCGGGCACGGGCGCCAGGGTGATTCCGGTCTATGTGCACCGGCTACGCAGACGCCTGGATGCTCCCGGAAAGGGCCTGGAGGACTCAGTGATCACCACCGTCCGCGGTGGCTATCGCTTCGTCCCACGAAGCGCGTGTGTGGACGTGGCACGGTGGGAGGAGATCACCGCCGAAGGGCGTTCGGCGAGGAATTCCGGAGACCTGGACGCCGCGGTGGGCGCGTGGTCCAAGGCGCTGGGGCTGTTTCGCGGAGAGCCCTTGGCCGGAGTCCCCGGGCCCTTCGCGGAGAGCGAACGGTTACGGCTGGCGGAGCACCGGCTCGTGCTGGTGCAGGACAAGGTGGACTGCCAACTCCGTTTGGGACGGCACCATGAGGCCGTGGGCGAACTGTTCTCCCTGACGGCGACCCACCCCTACAACGAGGCGCTGGCCGCCTTGCTCATGCGTGCCCTCTGCGCCGGCAACCGGCAAGCCGACGCGCTGGACGTCTATGCCACGGTGCGCCGCCGTCTGGTGGGCGAGCAAGGAGTGGAACCCGGCGCTGAACTGCGACGAGTACACGAGGCGGTCCTCCGTGGCGACGACGCGTTCTTCCTCGGCACCACCGCACGGCAGGGCCGGACGATGGCACAACCGGCGAAACAGCCAACCGAACCGCGACATCTGGGTCCTGCTCGCCACAGGCGCCGAGTACGCCATGAACTCCCCGTCGAAATCGGCAACTTCACGGGCCGGGACCGAGAGCTCGAACTTCTCGTCGCGCCCGCCGAGGCGCGGGTGGTCACCGTCCGGGCGGTGGACGGCATGGCCGGGGTCGGGAAGACCGCGCTTGTGGTGCGCGCGGCGCGAAAGCTGTCGGACCAGTACCCCGACGGCTGCCTGTTCGTGGAACTGCATGGGCACCGCGAAGACCGTGAGACGGTGGGGCAGCAACGAGTACTGCGCCGGTTGCTGCGGGCGGTGGACGCCGGTGAGGGGGAAGACTTCGAGGATCGGGACGAGTTGGCCGCATCCTGGCGGGCGGCGACCGCTCCCCTCCGACTGCTCCTCGTACTCGACGACGCCTCCTGCGCCGAGCAGGTGCGACCGTTGCTACCCGCCGGTTCCGGCAGCATGGTACTGATGACGAGCCGTCAGCGTCTGACGGGGGTGGACGCGGACCGCAGGATCTCGCTGTCCCCTCTCGACATCGACGAGGCGACGGGACTGCTGACCCGTATCGTCGGCGGACAGGGATCCGCCCGCGAGCATGTGGCCATACGTGAACTGGCCACGTTGTGCGATCGGCTTCCGCTGGCGTTGCGCATCGTCGGGGCACGGATACAGGACCGCCCGTTGTGGGCGGTGGAAGCCCTGGCAGCGCGGCTGACCGACGACGAGCGTCGACTCGACGAGCTCACTGTGGAGGACCGCAGCGTCGAAGTTGCGTTCCAGATCTCCTACAGTCAGCTTCCGGTCGCCGAGCAGCGTGCCTTCCGCGCCTTGGGCCTGTTGCCCACGGTGCAGCTCGACCGCCTGGCGCTGGCCGCCATGCTCGGCTGGACGCCCTCCGACGCCGAGCAGACCCTTCAAAGCCTGGCCGACGCGAATCTGGTGCAGCAAGTGACCGCCCACCGCTACCGGTTGCACGACCTGATGGCGGTCTACGCCCGCCGTGTCGCCGCCGCGTTCCCCGACGAGGTCGCGGCAGCCCGGAGCGGTGTGTTCCGGCTGTACGTGGCCGCTGCCCGCTGCTCCAGCGACTGGGGCACGTCGTCCTCCCTGACCGGCCCGCAGGACACCGGACCATTCGCGGACTGGGAGGAGGCCGTGACCTGGCTGGACGCGACGGGCGGTGAACTGGTCGACGTGATCGGTCAGGCGGCGGCCGTGGGCCATCTGGATGAGGCCTGTTGGATCGCCGAGGGCCTGGTCGACTACCTCACCCGACAGGGCCGGTTTCACGAGTGCCGCACCGCCCTGGAGATCGTGCTGCCCATGGCCGGTCAGGCCACCGACCGGCAGATGGACTCCGCACTGCGCACGGGTCTGGGCATCATGTACGGCCTGCAGGGCCGTTACCAGCAGGCCCGCTTCTGGTTCGCAGAAGCGCAGGACATCAGTCGCCGGGCGGGCGACCCGCATGAGCAGGCCAGAGCCGCGGCCGGTCTCGGGACATTCGCCAATCTGGAGGGTCGGATAGCCGAGTCCATGACCCATTTCGCCGAAGTCATCCGCCTGGCAGGGAAGTTGGAACGAGACGACTGGCTCACGGGTTCGATCATGAGCCGTGCCGGTGACATGCACCACCAGCTCGGCGAGTACGACAAGGCATACGACCGGTACACGGAGGCGATCGACCTCGCCGACAGGACCGGTAGTCCCAGGCTCCTCGGAAAGACTCTGCTCCGCCTCGGGAGTCTCCAACTCGGCCTCGGCCGACCCACCGAGGCCGTCCGCACACTGGGGAGAGCCGAGGACCTGGCCAGGCGTCTCGGGGATGTCCCCCTGTACTCCGCCGTCCTCGGCCGACTGTCCACGGCCGAAGCGAACCTGGGCAACCCGGAGGCGGCTGCCGAACTCCGCCGCCGGTCACGCGCGGTCCTGGACGAGCAGACCGGCACCGAGTCGGAGATCGCCATACGCCATCGGCTGATCTGGCACGGCGCCGCGGTGGAGGACCTGGCCGGGGCACGCGACTTCTTCGAACGGGCCACCGCCCTCCCCGATACCGGCGCCAATCACGCGAGAATCTCCCGCGCTTTGGACGACCTCGGCCGCAGGCGCCGGCCGAGTGCCGACGGCACGTAG
- a CDS encoding cutinase family protein yields MSKSSRMARAVRSAVITAALAAGTAVAFPAAAHAADAEHYYIEIGGTGPTPADAGQGHCDTSYDEGNKALPPGSTAVDVCYPHTAGPFIGYSGSLIELPGLQVHPDALTAPNYDSSVQQGYQKGLQAAEDTHRAHPDARITITGYSQGAQAADQVLQTIAGDTTGIPLSQVDGMLYADPMTPGTGFTAQFPKGLGVPGFTSPGAGPAEFNGIPVTRYCIHGDPVCDVSLVNAPHYFDLHPKYPAPGNVIAQTLADVGHADGIQWRNPDGNAG; encoded by the coding sequence ATGTCGAAATCGAGCAGGATGGCACGGGCTGTTCGCAGCGCGGTCATAACGGCGGCGCTGGCCGCCGGCACCGCTGTCGCGTTCCCCGCCGCCGCGCACGCGGCCGACGCGGAGCACTACTACATCGAGATCGGCGGCACCGGCCCGACGCCGGCCGACGCGGGGCAGGGGCACTGCGACACTTCCTACGACGAGGGGAACAAGGCTCTCCCGCCCGGCTCCACCGCGGTCGATGTGTGCTATCCGCACACCGCCGGCCCGTTCATCGGCTACAGCGGCTCGCTCATCGAGTTGCCGGGCCTGCAGGTGCACCCCGACGCCCTCACCGCACCGAACTACGACTCCAGCGTCCAGCAGGGCTACCAGAAGGGGTTGCAGGCGGCGGAGGACACCCACCGCGCCCACCCCGACGCGCGCATCACGATCACCGGCTACTCCCAGGGCGCGCAGGCCGCCGACCAGGTGCTCCAGACGATCGCGGGTGACACCACCGGCATTCCGCTCTCGCAGGTCGACGGCATGCTCTACGCCGATCCCATGACGCCCGGCACCGGCTTCACAGCCCAGTTCCCGAAAGGATTGGGCGTACCCGGGTTCACCTCCCCCGGCGCCGGCCCGGCGGAGTTCAACGGCATTCCGGTCACGCGGTACTGCATCCACGGCGACCCGGTGTGCGACGTGTCCCTCGTGAACGCGCCCCACTATTTCGATCTGCACCCGAAATACCCGGCGCCCGGGAACGTCATAGCCCAGACCCTCGCCGACGTCGGCCACGCCGACGGGATCCAGTGGAGGAATCCTGACGGGAACGCCGGGTAG
- a CDS encoding mannosyltransferase family protein yields the protein MPAVSPELRASGVPVPTQPPGTREQPSPSGHGGDGSGPRKRAVLPGPLRLPLRLCPADREVLWLYLWTRIGIWTTAYCVRWVFPPTGDSRDVKPVLAPFQQWDWYHYLHIAQQGYFPGQAGPWQSGWDNREAFFPGFPLVLRAVHVVVPSWAAAGLLVSFVAGAFAVLALARIARLYLPDPDAGTRTVLFLLLSPCAIFLAVGYTEALFLAFALPAWLAAQRRNWPLAAVLTALATSVRISGLFVAAAIALHFLLTTRTRKEWRSLPWLALPALSAGIYSWYLHAHTGDWMAWKHAEERGWYRDFHAPWDAWTTTWHSAFGHTQASGYAFMFQAELAAMVVGLLLVGLLAWRRRWAEALYIGLSLWALGTSYWYTSIPRATLLWWPLWIGLAGWSLRNPRVKTVYLSLAVPLMGAYSLAFLSGRWAG from the coding sequence ATGCCCGCTGTGTCGCCCGAGCTGCGTGCGAGCGGCGTTCCCGTACCCACGCAACCCCCGGGGACGCGGGAACAGCCGTCACCGTCCGGCCACGGGGGAGACGGGTCCGGGCCCCGCAAGCGAGCGGTCCTCCCCGGCCCCCTGCGCCTGCCCCTCCGGCTGTGCCCGGCCGACCGCGAGGTGCTGTGGCTGTACCTGTGGACCCGCATAGGCATATGGACCACGGCCTACTGCGTCCGATGGGTGTTTCCCCCCACCGGTGACTCCCGGGACGTCAAGCCCGTCCTCGCGCCCTTCCAACAGTGGGACTGGTACCACTACCTGCACATAGCGCAGCAGGGTTACTTCCCCGGGCAGGCCGGTCCCTGGCAGAGCGGCTGGGACAACCGGGAGGCCTTCTTCCCCGGATTCCCGCTCGTGCTCCGGGCCGTACACGTCGTGGTCCCGAGCTGGGCCGCGGCGGGCCTGCTGGTCTCCTTCGTCGCCGGAGCCTTTGCCGTCCTGGCGCTGGCCCGCATCGCCCGGCTGTATCTGCCCGACCCGGACGCGGGCACGCGCACCGTGCTGTTCCTGCTGCTCTCACCGTGCGCGATCTTCCTCGCAGTCGGTTACACCGAAGCCCTCTTCCTCGCCTTCGCGCTGCCCGCCTGGCTCGCCGCCCAGCGGCGCAACTGGCCCCTCGCGGCCGTCCTGACCGCACTGGCCACGTCGGTCCGCATCAGCGGCCTCTTCGTCGCCGCCGCCATCGCCCTGCACTTCCTCCTCACCACCCGCACCCGCAAGGAGTGGCGCTCGCTGCCCTGGCTGGCCCTGCCCGCCCTGTCCGCCGGCATCTACAGCTGGTACCTGCACGCGCACACCGGCGACTGGATGGCCTGGAAGCACGCCGAGGAACGCGGCTGGTACCGCGATTTCCACGCCCCCTGGGACGCCTGGACGACCACCTGGCACTCCGCCTTCGGCCACACCCAGGCCAGCGGGTACGCCTTCATGTTCCAGGCCGAACTCGCCGCCATGGTCGTCGGGCTGCTCCTGGTGGGACTGCTGGCATGGCGCCGCCGCTGGGCCGAGGCCCTCTACATCGGCCTCAGCCTGTGGGCGCTGGGCACCTCCTACTGGTACACCTCCATCCCGCGCGCCACGCTCCTGTGGTGGCCCCTGTGGATCGGCCTGGCCGGATGGTCCCTGCGGAACCCGCGGGTCAAGACCGTCTACCTGAGCCTCGCCGTTCCCCTGATGGGCGCCTACTCCCTGGCCTTCCTGTCCGGGCGCTGGGCGGGCTGA
- a CDS encoding IS5 family transposase, producing the protein MVRRHQLSDAEREFVCPLLPRSGRGRKRLDDRAVLNGIVWKFWTGTAWRDVPEWYGCRATLHTRFRRWVRDGTFERMLREAQARADAAGEVDWPVSVDSTVSGPTSTLPGPKTGLRNPALGRSRGGLTSKIHLVCDALGEIYKQCNVVERYVSATSRSAFGAGAWWCSQLLVQGVVGDGRHPRQGGPVSLPVSCHCSR; encoded by the coding sequence GTGGTACGCCGCCATCAACTGTCCGATGCCGAGCGGGAGTTCGTCTGTCCTCTGCTGCCCCGGTCGGGGCGGGGGCGGAAGCGGCTGGATGACCGGGCGGTCCTCAACGGGATCGTTTGGAAGTTCTGGACGGGCACGGCCTGGCGGGACGTGCCGGAGTGGTACGGATGCCGGGCCACGCTGCACACCCGCTTCCGCCGGTGGGTCAGGGACGGCACCTTCGAGCGGATGCTCCGGGAAGCCCAGGCGCGGGCTGATGCGGCGGGTGAGGTCGACTGGCCGGTGTCGGTCGACTCCACCGTCTCCGGGCCCACCAGCACGCTGCCGGGCCCGAAAACGGGGCTCCGAAATCCGGCGCTCGGCCGCTCCAGAGGTGGGCTGACCAGCAAGATTCATCTGGTCTGCGATGCCCTTGGCGAAATCTACAAGCAGTGCAACGTTGTGGAACGGTACGTATCGGCGACCTCCCGCAGCGCGTTCGGTGCGGGCGCCTGGTGGTGCTCGCAACTCCTCGTGCAGGGGGTTGTCGGGGATGGGCGCCACCCCCGACAAGGCGGCCCGGTAAGCCTTCCTGTGTCGTGCCACTGTTCGCGATAG
- a CDS encoding PPOX class F420-dependent oxidoreductase, with protein MSEFTEAERAYLSTQRLGRLATVDRRGQPQANPVGFFPQKDGTILIGGYALGTTKKWRNLQANPKVALVVDDVVSVQPWEVRGVDIRGEAELLTGPHELGPQFSEELIRIHPKKIHSWGLE; from the coding sequence ATGAGTGAATTCACCGAGGCCGAGCGCGCGTATCTCTCCACCCAGCGCCTGGGGCGGCTGGCCACCGTGGACCGCCGGGGCCAGCCGCAGGCCAATCCGGTCGGCTTCTTCCCGCAGAAGGACGGGACGATCCTGATCGGCGGGTACGCGCTGGGCACCACCAAGAAGTGGCGCAATCTGCAGGCGAATCCGAAGGTCGCGCTGGTGGTCGACGACGTGGTGAGCGTGCAGCCGTGGGAGGTGCGCGGGGTGGACATCAGGGGCGAGGCCGAGCTGTTGACGGGTCCGCACGAGTTGGGCCCGCAGTTCAGCGAGGAACTCATCCGGATCCACCCGAAGAAGATCCACAGCTGGGGCCTGGAGTGA
- the rsgA gene encoding ribosome small subunit-dependent GTPase A, translating into MSFSSFPQASSASSHPLAPYGWDAAWEAEFTPYAERGLVPGRVVRVDRGQCDVITPDGIVRADTEYVVPRDPMKVVCTGDWAAVDAVGDPLFVRTLLPRRTAFVRSTSSQRSEGQILAANVDHAIIAVPLSVELDLGRIERFLALAWESGATPLVVLTKADLVPDATGLSYLVEDVETTAPGVQVLAVSSATGAGVDILAAVVAGGTSVLLGVSGAGKSTLANALIGEDVMEVQAIRDVDGKGRHTTTTRNLLALPGGGVLIDTPGLRGVGLWDASSGVTQVFSEIDALARECRFHDCAHEAEPGCAVLAAIDDGSLPVRRLESYRKLLRENQRIVAKTDARMRAQIRRDWKMKGAEGRANMEAKRGKVRKP; encoded by the coding sequence TTGTCTTTCTCTTCTTTCCCGCAGGCTTCCTCCGCGTCCTCGCACCCGCTCGCGCCGTACGGGTGGGACGCGGCCTGGGAAGCCGAGTTCACCCCGTACGCCGAACGCGGTCTTGTTCCCGGCCGGGTCGTGCGGGTCGACCGTGGGCAGTGCGACGTGATCACCCCGGACGGCATCGTGCGGGCCGACACCGAGTACGTCGTGCCGCGCGACCCGATGAAGGTCGTCTGCACCGGCGACTGGGCGGCGGTCGACGCCGTGGGTGATCCGCTGTTCGTGCGGACGCTGCTGCCCCGGCGGACCGCCTTCGTACGGTCGACCTCCTCGCAGCGGTCCGAGGGGCAGATCCTCGCGGCCAATGTCGATCACGCGATCATCGCGGTGCCGCTCTCCGTCGAGCTGGATCTCGGCCGGATCGAACGGTTCCTCGCCCTGGCGTGGGAGTCCGGCGCCACACCGCTGGTCGTGCTGACCAAGGCCGACCTGGTGCCGGACGCCACCGGGCTCTCGTATCTCGTCGAGGACGTCGAGACGACCGCACCGGGTGTGCAGGTGCTGGCCGTCAGCTCGGCCACCGGCGCCGGGGTCGACATCCTCGCCGCGGTGGTCGCCGGCGGCACGAGCGTGCTGCTCGGGGTCTCCGGTGCGGGCAAGTCCACGCTGGCCAACGCCCTGATCGGCGAGGACGTCATGGAGGTGCAGGCCATCCGGGACGTGGACGGAAAGGGCCGGCACACCACCACCACCCGTAACCTGCTCGCCCTGCCCGGCGGGGGAGTCCTCATCGACACCCCGGGGCTCCGCGGGGTCGGCCTCTGGGACGCTTCGAGCGGGGTCACCCAGGTCTTCTCCGAGATCGACGCGCTCGCGCGGGAGTGCAGGTTCCACGACTGTGCCCATGAGGCGGAGCCGGGGTGTGCGGTGCTCGCGGCGATCGACGACGGCTCGTTGCCGGTCCGCCGGCTGGAGAGCTACCGCAAGCTGCTGCGGGAGAACCAGCGCATCGTCGCCAAGACCGATGCCCGGATGCGCGCCCAGATCCGGCGGGACTGGAAGATGAAGGGTGCGGAGGGGCGGGCGAACATGGAGGCCAAGCGGGGTAAGGTCCGCAAGCCGTAG
- a CDS encoding DNA-3-methyladenine glycosylase 2 family protein has protein sequence MDEETRYEAVSSRDARFDGEFFFAVRTTGIYCRPSCPAVTPKRKNVRFYPTAAAAQGQGFRACRRCRPDAVPGSAAWNVRADVVGRAMRMIGDGVVDREGVPGLAERLGYSTRQVQRQLTAEVGAGPVALARAQRSQAARVLLQTTRLPVTEIAFASGFASVRQFNDTIRQIYARTPSDLRAEAAAPAAATAAGIPLRLAYRGAYAAKDVFDLLGREALPRIEEMTGTPGSRTYRRTLRLPHGSGVVAVGERSAGRWLDARIHLTDLRDLTTTVQRLRRLFDLDADPYAIDERLAADPRLAPLVARRPGLRSPGAAEPEEFAVRALAGREKSAWLVERYGTVLDRPSGGLTHVFPAPAELMADEPSLGAVAGVRLDVGADRDGTEQALLALPGMTPRAAALVRMRALGDPDVALPGEPDAELWRPWRSYALRHLWLE, from the coding sequence ATGGATGAAGAGACCAGGTACGAAGCGGTGAGCAGCCGCGACGCGCGCTTCGACGGCGAGTTCTTCTTCGCCGTCCGCACCACGGGCATCTACTGCCGGCCGAGCTGTCCCGCGGTGACCCCCAAGCGTAAGAACGTCCGCTTCTATCCGACCGCTGCCGCGGCCCAGGGGCAGGGGTTCCGGGCCTGCCGCCGCTGTCGGCCGGACGCCGTGCCCGGATCGGCCGCCTGGAACGTACGCGCCGATGTCGTCGGCCGCGCCATGCGGATGATCGGCGACGGCGTGGTGGACCGCGAAGGCGTGCCCGGTCTCGCGGAACGGCTCGGCTACAGCACCCGGCAGGTCCAGCGGCAGCTCACCGCCGAGGTGGGCGCGGGCCCGGTGGCGCTGGCCCGCGCGCAGCGCTCGCAGGCCGCGCGTGTGCTGCTCCAGACCACCCGGCTGCCCGTCACGGAGATCGCGTTCGCGTCCGGGTTCGCGAGTGTGCGGCAGTTCAACGACACGATCCGGCAGATCTACGCCCGCACGCCGAGCGACCTGCGCGCGGAGGCCGCCGCCCCGGCAGCGGCGACGGCCGCGGGCATCCCGCTGCGGCTCGCGTACCGCGGTGCCTACGCGGCGAAGGACGTCTTCGATCTCCTCGGCCGGGAGGCCCTGCCCCGGATCGAGGAGATGACCGGCACGCCGGGATCCCGTACCTACCGGCGTACCCTGCGGCTGCCGCACGGCTCCGGCGTCGTCGCCGTCGGTGAACGGTCCGCGGGGCGCTGGCTGGACGCGCGGATCCACCTCACCGATCTGCGCGACCTGACCACCACCGTCCAGCGCCTGCGCCGCCTCTTCGACCTGGACGCGGATCCCTACGCCATCGACGAGCGGCTGGCCGCCGACCCCCGGCTGGCGCCACTGGTCGCGCGGCGGCCGGGGCTGCGCTCGCCGGGCGCGGCCGAACCCGAGGAGTTCGCGGTACGGGCACTGGCCGGGCGGGAGAAGTCCGCATGGCTGGTGGAGCGGTACGGGACCGTGCTCGACCGGCCCAGCGGCGGGCTCACCCACGTCTTCCCCGCGCCCGCGGAGCTGATGGCGGACGAGCCGTCGCTGGGCGCCGTGGCCGGTGTACGGCTGGACGTCGGCGCCGACCGCGACGGGACCGAGCAGGCACTGCTGGCGCTGCCCGGCATGACACCGAGGGCCGCGGCCCTGGTCCGGATGCGCGCGTTGGGTGATCCCGATGTGGCGCTGCCCGGCGAACCGGACGCGGAACTCTGGCGGCCCTGGCGCTCGTACGCACTGCGGCATCTGTGGCTGGAGTGA
- a CDS encoding DUF1059 domain-containing protein: MRKIADCRDFPSETKCTLAITGEEDEVVRAASEHAVSVHGHEDSPELRDQIKAALKDEAPQHV; encoded by the coding sequence ATGCGCAAAATAGCCGACTGCCGAGATTTTCCCAGCGAGACGAAGTGCACCCTCGCCATCACCGGCGAGGAGGACGAGGTTGTCCGCGCCGCGAGTGAACACGCTGTGTCCGTACACGGGCACGAGGACAGCCCTGAGCTGCGGGACCAGATCAAGGCCGCGCTCAAGGACGAGGCTCCGCAGCACGTCTGA